In the genome of Triticum urartu cultivar G1812 chromosome 5, Tu2.1, whole genome shotgun sequence, one region contains:
- the LOC125506048 gene encoding serpin-Z2B, with protein MATTLATDVRLSIAHQTRFAFRLASAISSNPESTINNAAFSPVSLHVALSLIAAGAGGATRNQLATTLGEGEVEGLHALAEQVVQFVLADASSVGGPRVAFANGVFVDASLQLKPSFQELAVCKYKAEAQSVDFQTKAAEVTAQVNSWVEKVTTGLIKDILPAGSIDNNTRLVLGNALYFKGAWTDQFDPRGTEIDYFYLLDGSSIQTPFMYSSEKQYISSSDGLKVLKLPYKQGGDKRQFSMYILLPEARSGIWSLAEKLSAEPEFLEQHIPRQKVALRQFKLPKFKISFGIEASDLLKGLGLQLPFGAEADLSEMVDSPMAQNLYISSIFHKAFVEVNETGTEAAATTIAKAVLRQAPPPSVLDFIADHPFLFLIREDTSGVVLFIGHVVNPLLSS; from the exons ATGGCAACCACCCTCGCCACTGACGTTCGCCTCTCCATTGCGCACCAAACCCGCTTTGCCTTCCGCCTCGCCTCCGCTATCTCATCCAACCCCGAGTCTACTATCAACAATGCCGCATTCTCTCCGGTCTCCCTCCATGTCGCGCTTAGCCTCATCGCCGCTGGCGCGGGGGGCGCCACCCGCAACCAACTCGCCACGACACTGGGAGAAGGCGAGGTTGAGGGACTCCACGCGCTTGCTGAGCAGGTGGTGCAGTTCGTGCTCGCCGACGCGTCCAGTGTCGGTGGTCCGCGCGTCGCCTTCGCCAACGGCGTTTTCGTGGACGCGTCGCTGCAGCTCAAGCCATCCTTCCAGGAGCTCGCAGTGTGCAAGTACAAGGCCGAGGCCCAGTCCGTGGACTTCCAAACTAAG GCCGCAGAAGTTACTGCTCAAGTGAACTCATGGGTAGAGAAAGTCACAACCGGTCTCATCAAAGATATTCTCCCCGCAGGATCTATTGACAATAACACTAGACTTGTTCTTGGCAATGCCCTTTATTTCAAAGGAGCTTGGACAGATCAATTTGATCCACGTGGAACAGAAATCGACTACTTCTACCTTCTTGATGGGAGCTCAATTCAAACACCATTCATGTACAGCTCAGAAAAACAATACATTTCTTCTTCTGATGGCTTGAAGGTACTGAAGCTTCCTTACAAGCAAGGTGGGGACAAGAGGCAGTTCTCCATGTACATCCTTCTTCCAGAAGCACGAAGTGGTATCTGGAGCTTGGCAGAAAAGTTGAGTGCCGAACCAGAGTTCCTGGAGCAGCATATCCCAAGACAGAAGGTTGCACTCAGGCAATTCAAGCTCCCCAAGTTCAAGATATCATTTGGAATTGAGGCATCTGATTTGCTCAAAGGTTTGGGTCTGCAACTGCCATTCGGTGCTGAAGCAGATCTTTCAGAGATGGTGGATTCCCCAATGGCACAGAACCTCTACATCTCATCCATTTTCCACAAAGCATTTGTCGAAGTGAACGAAACAGGAACCGAGGCTGCAGCAACAACTATTGCTAAAGCAGTCCTGCGACAAGCACCACCGCCCTCGGTCTTGGATTTCATCGCggatcatcctttcctcttcctTATCCGGGAAGACACTTCCGGTGTGGTTCTATTCATCGGTCATGTGGTCAATCCCCTCCTATCATCGTAA